Proteins found in one Chloroflexota bacterium genomic segment:
- a CDS encoding HAD-IA family hydrolase, with protein sequence MAKIKAVFFDQDGVIIDTERDGHRVAFNQTFKDFGYNFEWDVDYYHELLQVAGGKERMKHHLTTKGFGVEINAGEVDDLIKRMHKHKTAAFVSLIESGQLPLRPGVKRLMKEINDAGLLLGICTTSNERAAQAVVNGMLNDIKFEFVLAGDIVSKKKPDPAIYNLALKKSGLKPEECIVIEDSRNGVLAAHAAGLNIVATTNIYTATENLSDANIIVTCLGDGDGEKGKLKQGGEGISYDGVLRLEQLVNYFSA encoded by the coding sequence ATGGCAAAAATAAAAGCAGTTTTTTTTGATCAAGATGGTGTCATCATCGACACCGAACGTGACGGGCATCGGGTTGCCTTCAACCAAACCTTCAAAGATTTTGGCTACAATTTCGAGTGGGATGTGGACTATTACCACGAGCTGCTGCAAGTGGCGGGGGGCAAGGAACGCATGAAACACCATCTCACCACCAAAGGCTTTGGCGTTGAGATCAATGCGGGAGAAGTGGATGACCTCATTAAAAGAATGCATAAACATAAAACGGCCGCTTTTGTCAGCTTGATCGAAAGCGGGCAGTTGCCGCTGCGTCCAGGCGTAAAGCGCTTGATGAAAGAAATCAATGATGCAGGCTTACTGCTTGGAATTTGCACTACGTCGAATGAACGCGCCGCGCAGGCGGTTGTCAACGGAATGCTCAATGACATCAAATTTGAGTTTGTTCTGGCAGGCGACATCGTTAGCAAAAAGAAACCGGATCCGGCGATTTATAACCTGGCCCTTAAAAAATCTGGCTTGAAACCCGAAGAGTGTATAGTGATCGAGGATTCTCGCAACGGCGTATTGGCTGCCCATGCTGCGGGGTTGAATATCGTCGCAACAACCAATATCTACACAGCGACCGAGAATCTTTCAGATGCCAATATTATTGTCACCTGTCTCGGCGATGGGGATGGTGAAAAAGGCAAACTCAAGCAAGGTGGCGAAG
- a CDS encoding histidinol-phosphate aminotransferase family protein, producing the protein MKPIQDYFVPWVKGIPMYVSAHIELAWRQPELHRMMSNENPNPPSKKVQEAIQKYGAMANRYPDQGLVVRSKIAEINGLDGPGNVMIGNGSSEVFDNIFRCFLQVGEEVIQHTPCFGIYKLRCNILGGKLVSVPMIYEDKELKFDVDAILAAITEKTKIIVVANPNNPSGNFMDAEDFSKIAETGIPFIVDEAYVEFAGLEKSQVGLIKKYKNVLVTRTLSKAYGLAGMRFGYALGHEEVIGQISAALLPWNVGTIPMWAALAALEDIEGLAERVAFNNSEVAYIENALSDIPGFTVFHSAANYILFDGSGTGKAGDDLVAFVQEKGIILRPQSTMYGQNGWWRLTLGTKEENRMAVEAIRAFYA; encoded by the coding sequence ATGAAACCGATTCAAGATTACTTTGTTCCCTGGGTAAAAGGCATCCCCATGTATGTTTCGGCGCATATCGAATTGGCGTGGCGTCAGCCCGAACTACACCGCATGATGTCTAACGAAAACCCGAACCCTCCATCCAAGAAGGTGCAAGAGGCCATTCAAAAATATGGCGCTATGGCCAACCGCTACCCCGATCAGGGCCTGGTTGTACGCTCAAAGATTGCCGAAATCAACGGGCTGGATGGCCCCGGAAACGTGATGATTGGCAATGGATCGAGCGAAGTTTTCGATAACATTTTCCGGTGCTTCCTCCAGGTTGGCGAAGAGGTTATTCAACATACCCCGTGCTTCGGTATCTACAAGTTGCGCTGCAATATCCTCGGTGGCAAACTTGTCTCTGTCCCGATGATTTACGAGGACAAAGAACTAAAATTCGATGTAGACGCAATCCTGGCGGCAATTACCGAAAAAACCAAGATCATTGTCGTCGCCAATCCCAACAATCCCTCTGGCAATTTTATGGACGCAGAAGATTTTTCCAAAATTGCCGAGACGGGCATCCCCTTCATCGTAGATGAAGCCTACGTTGAGTTCGCCGGTCTCGAAAAATCGCAAGTCGGACTGATCAAAAAATACAAAAATGTACTCGTTACGCGCACACTCTCGAAAGCTTACGGGCTGGCTGGGATGCGCTTTGGATACGCATTGGGACACGAGGAAGTTATCGGGCAAATCTCGGCAGCATTGCTCCCGTGGAATGTGGGAACAATCCCTATGTGGGCTGCATTAGCCGCGCTGGAAGATATTGAAGGGCTGGCAGAACGTGTGGCATTCAACAACAGCGAAGTAGCCTATATTGAGAATGCACTCAGCGATATCCCCGGTTTTACGGTTTTCCATTCCGCAGCCAATTACATCCTTTTCGACGGATCAGGCACTGGAAAAGCAGGCGATGATTTGGTGGCCTTCGTGCAAGAAAAGGGCATTATCCTCCGTCCGCAATCTACCATGTACGGACAAAACGGCTGGTGGCGCCTGACTTTGGGCACCAAAGAAGAAAATCGCATGGCTGTTGAAGCCATTCGCGCTTTTTACGCTTAG
- a CDS encoding class II fructose-bisphosphate aldolase family protein: MSIATAREMMLEAAEGKYAVGAFNITNLIQMEAVVEAAIEKKAPLIIQASVTPSQFLGQDVLVAIYRTLAESAPIPICLHLDHSTSVEYCKKCADAGYTNIMIDASKQAYDENIRQTKEVVDYCHSLGGISVEGELGTVSGVEDQVKVAEDEAALCNPQQAIEFVERTGVDIFAPAIGTAHGVYKTKNPKVDFERLGQINQMLNGNGVKTPLVVHGGTGLSKEYAIKLVEMGGAKFNVSTELKHALIDTTFNYISENREQYNPGKIDIAVKDAIRQAVTKWIDILGSAGKA, encoded by the coding sequence ATGTCAATTGCAACTGCAAGGGAAATGATGCTAGAAGCAGCCGAAGGCAAATATGCCGTCGGAGCTTTCAATATCACGAACCTGATACAAATGGAAGCCGTTGTCGAGGCTGCCATCGAGAAGAAGGCCCCACTCATTATTCAAGCATCCGTCACACCTTCCCAATTTTTGGGGCAGGATGTGCTGGTGGCTATCTATCGAACGTTAGCCGAATCAGCCCCTATCCCAATCTGTTTGCACCTGGATCACAGTACCAGCGTGGAGTATTGCAAAAAATGTGCGGATGCAGGTTATACAAATATCATGATTGACGCATCCAAACAAGCCTATGATGAAAATATCCGCCAAACGAAGGAAGTTGTGGATTACTGCCACTCTCTTGGCGGTATCTCTGTTGAAGGGGAATTAGGTACGGTTTCAGGCGTGGAGGATCAGGTGAAGGTTGCAGAGGATGAGGCCGCTCTTTGTAATCCACAGCAAGCCATCGAGTTCGTCGAGCGCACCGGGGTAGATATTTTTGCTCCAGCGATCGGTACAGCGCATGGTGTTTACAAGACAAAAAATCCAAAAGTAGATTTTGAACGCCTGGGCCAGATCAATCAGATGCTCAATGGCAATGGCGTCAAAACACCATTGGTTGTGCATGGCGGTACAGGTTTGAGTAAAGAATACGCGATCAAACTTGTTGAAATGGGTGGCGCAAAATTCAATGTCTCTACCGAATTGAAACATGCTCTCATTGATACCACCTTTAACTACATTTCAGAGAACCGGGAACAATACAATCCCGGCAAGATTGATATTGCTGTCAAAGATGCCATTCGGCAAGCAGTAACAAAGTGGATTGATATTTTAGGAAGCGCAGGAAAGGCATAA
- a CDS encoding phosphotransferase family protein: protein MTLTIEKAIARIPQWSNASDIKTSPLTGGITNENFRIEVNGDVFVLRIPGVDTELLGIVRPTECAVSQAAGEIGIGPEVFYIIEPEGYLVTRFIEGRQLLPDEIGQPQNINRVADAIRRVHNMAPILETFSPFRVVEDSTEIARRFKVLFPDNFGWLIEQMNAAETALLKSPFTPKICHNDLLNANFLDDGQIRILDWEYAGMGDPAFDLANFSTHHEFTNDQDRWLLECYFGEVTAENWARIKLLKVISDFREAMWAMVQIGISKLDFNFRNYADTFFARTTQGMQNAMWQQWLKDVSSDRKAYMP from the coding sequence ATGACACTGACGATAGAAAAAGCAATTGCTCGTATTCCACAATGGTCTAACGCTTCGGATATAAAGACATCCCCACTTACTGGCGGCATTACCAATGAAAATTTCCGCATAGAGGTAAATGGGGATGTTTTTGTTCTCCGCATCCCGGGAGTCGATACCGAATTATTGGGCATTGTTCGCCCAACGGAGTGCGCCGTTAGTCAGGCTGCCGGGGAAATTGGCATCGGCCCCGAAGTTTTTTATATCATCGAACCGGAGGGATATCTAGTTACAAGATTCATTGAGGGCCGCCAGCTTTTGCCCGATGAAATCGGTCAGCCCCAAAATATCAACCGCGTCGCCGATGCAATTCGCCGCGTCCATAACATGGCTCCAATTCTCGAAACATTCTCTCCATTCCGCGTAGTCGAAGATTCCACTGAAATTGCCCGCCGATTCAAGGTTCTCTTTCCCGATAATTTTGGTTGGCTGATTGAGCAAATGAACGCTGCCGAAACCGCGTTGTTAAAATCCCCTTTCACCCCCAAAATTTGCCACAATGATTTGCTCAACGCAAATTTTCTCGATGATGGTCAAATCCGTATTTTGGATTGGGAATACGCGGGAATGGGTGATCCTGCTTTTGATCTTGCAAATTTCTCCACCCATCACGAATTCACCAATGACCAAGATCGCTGGTTGCTGGAATGTTATTTTGGCGAAGTCACCGCAGAAAATTGGGCGCGGATTAAATTGCTAAAGGTTATTTCCGATTTCCGTGAAGCCATGTGGGCGATGGTACAAATTGGTATCTCAAAACTTGATTTCAACTTTCGCAATTATGCTGATACATTTTTTGCTCGTACTACGCAGGGGATGCAGAATGCGATGTGGCAACAGTGGCTAAAAGACGTTAGTTCTGATAGGAAAGCATATATGCCATAA
- a CDS encoding DeoR/GlpR transcriptional regulator has translation MRKSLIPAQRRERIQEYLTTHKVARLADLSKMLNASEATIRRDLEKLDDTGFLERTHGGAVLSQRLSREPEYQQRLRDSPHEKGLIGQFAAALIEDGDVVFLNGGTTTTEIIRHIRPSADITVITNNLFAALEIDSIGFELILLGGIYQPVSLSVGGYFSVDNIRKVYADKTFIGVDGISLKYGCTFPTSAEAEVVRTMMGRTRGPVYIVADHSKWGTVSNYEAAKIEKIHSLITDEGFDMNARESLLAQSVEVLIAGDAIS, from the coding sequence ATGCGCAAATCTCTTATCCCCGCTCAACGACGTGAGCGTATTCAAGAATATCTCACAACTCATAAAGTGGCGCGTCTTGCTGATTTAAGCAAAATGTTAAATGCTTCAGAAGCTACAATTCGCCGCGATCTCGAAAAACTTGATGACACGGGCTTTCTTGAGCGCACGCATGGCGGTGCAGTACTCAGTCAACGATTATCACGCGAACCCGAATATCAACAGAGGTTGAGGGATAGCCCTCATGAGAAAGGTCTGATAGGCCAGTTTGCTGCCGCGCTAATCGAAGATGGCGATGTTGTTTTTCTCAATGGTGGCACGACCACGACAGAAATTATTCGTCATATCCGCCCAAGCGCCGATATTACTGTTATCACCAATAATCTATTTGCTGCCCTGGAGATCGATAGTATTGGCTTTGAATTAATTCTATTGGGTGGCATCTATCAGCCAGTTTCTCTTTCGGTAGGTGGATATTTTTCTGTTGATAACATCAGGAAGGTCTATGCGGATAAAACTTTTATTGGCGTTGACGGCATCAGCCTTAAATATGGGTGTACTTTCCCGACCAGCGCTGAAGCTGAAGTTGTGCGCACCATGATGGGACGCACGCGCGGCCCGGTTTATATTGTCGCAGACCACAGCAAATGGGGAACGGTTTCCAATTATGAAGCAGCCAAAATTGAAAAAATCCATAGTTTAATCACGGATGAGGGCTTCGACATGAACGCGCGTGAATCTCTATTAGCGCAATCTGTAGAAGTTCTCATCGCAGGAGATGCTATTTCATAG
- a CDS encoding DUF47 family protein, with amino-acid sequence MFKLFKSKQNRFIHLINQQAELTLQGLNQLIDYMKSHDPELARQLTLTEKEADEVRRILINELNRTFVTPIDREDIFALSRAIDDVVDYAYSTVTEMDVLAVTPTSFMERMTTLLRDAAYEIHMATQRLEDHPGVAAEHAQRAKALENRVEAVYREAIADLFSGPEDVHHIFEMLKMREVYRHLSNAADRGDEAANLIADIVVKTT; translated from the coding sequence ATGTTCAAATTGTTCAAATCCAAGCAAAACAGGTTTATCCACCTGATCAATCAGCAAGCCGAATTAACGCTGCAGGGGTTGAATCAGCTCATTGATTATATGAAATCCCACGACCCAGAGCTTGCCAGGCAGCTCACGCTGACTGAAAAAGAAGCCGATGAAGTGCGCCGTATTTTGATCAATGAACTGAACCGCACATTCGTTACCCCGATTGACAGGGAGGATATTTTTGCGCTCTCGCGTGCGATTGATGATGTCGTTGATTATGCTTACAGTACGGTCACAGAAATGGATGTGCTCGCGGTTACGCCGACAAGCTTTATGGAGCGCATGACTACACTCTTGCGGGATGCCGCCTATGAAATCCATATGGCAACCCAACGGCTTGAAGATCACCCCGGTGTGGCCGCTGAACACGCCCAGCGCGCCAAAGCGCTAGAGAACCGCGTTGAAGCTGTTTACCGGGAAGCCATAGCCGATTTATTCAGCGGGCCTGAGGATGTCCACCATATCTTCGAGATGCTCAAAATGCGCGAGGTCTATCGCCACCTGAGCAATGCTGCCGATCGAGGTGATGAAGCCGCCAATTTGATCGCCGATATCGTCGTCAAGACAACTTAA
- a CDS encoding inorganic phosphate transporter: protein MPTILIIMIVLAVIFDFLNGIHDSSNIVATMISSRAFSPRVALGVTAIAHFVAPFIFGVAVATTIGHEVVKADAITINILVAALASAIIWNLVTWFLGIPSSSSHALIGGMIGAVGIGAGFDAIELRGMEKILIALFTSPIIGLVLGYLVTKLVFFLARGATPKINWFFKRSQIITAIALALSHGTNDAQKTMGIITLGLVTAGILPTFHVPFWVVAVSAGAIALGTALGGWKLIKTLGSKFYKIRPVHGFSAQLTSAFVILGASLVGGPVSTTQVVSSSIMGVGSAERLSKVRWGVAKEIIVAWIVTIPATALMAAGLVYLIDNGAAIAAVFCQLFFC from the coding sequence ATGCCTACGATCCTGATTATAATGATCGTCTTAGCCGTTATTTTTGATTTCTTAAACGGTATTCACGATTCGAGCAATATTGTTGCCACGATGATTTCCTCACGCGCGTTTAGCCCGCGCGTGGCATTAGGCGTAACGGCTATCGCTCATTTTGTTGCGCCATTCATTTTTGGCGTGGCAGTGGCTACCACAATCGGCCACGAAGTCGTTAAAGCGGATGCCATCACTATTAATATTCTCGTCGCGGCCCTAGCCAGCGCGATTATTTGGAACTTAGTAACCTGGTTCTTAGGTATTCCCAGTAGCTCTTCACACGCCTTGATCGGCGGGATGATTGGCGCAGTTGGGATTGGCGCCGGTTTTGATGCTATCGAGTTACGCGGCATGGAAAAAATCCTGATTGCGCTGTTCACATCGCCCATTATTGGTTTGGTGTTGGGGTATTTGGTCACGAAGCTGGTTTTCTTTCTTGCTCGTGGGGCAACGCCAAAGATCAATTGGTTCTTTAAACGCTCTCAAATTATTACAGCCATAGCCCTGGCGCTTAGTCATGGCACCAATGATGCTCAAAAAACGATGGGGATCATTACGTTGGGCTTAGTGACCGCCGGTATCCTGCCCACCTTCCATGTGCCCTTCTGGGTTGTCGCTGTTAGCGCTGGGGCGATTGCTTTGGGCACTGCGCTTGGCGGCTGGAAACTCATCAAAACCTTAGGCTCTAAATTTTATAAAATCCGCCCTGTGCATGGTTTTAGCGCCCAACTAACATCTGCTTTCGTTATTCTTGGGGCTTCTTTGGTTGGTGGGCCAGTTAGCACAACTCAGGTGGTCAGCTCCTCGATCATGGGTGTCGGCTCGGCTGAACGCCTGAGCAAAGTGCGCTGGGGAGTCGCCAAAGAAATTATTGTTGCCTGGATTGTCACTATCCCCGCGACAGCATTGATGGCGGCTGGATTGGTGTACTTGATTGATAATGGCGCTGCCATTGCTGCTGTTTTTTGTCAGCTGTTCTTTTGTTAA
- a CDS encoding flippase-like domain-containing protein: MKTKSSSKLLKYLRWGGTLISTSLFIWLLLDQDWATMWLTLRQVRIWIFPLAFGLYFLGVLFNALRWYMLLHAQQIEINFAEILKIVLVGNFASNFLPSTIGGDSVRMLSAARFAGWGLSVASVVMDRVLNMIVMLTLMPISLGVMQAAGALQVWQPARALAMSGVALPALVEKIRGLALRWLKQAYEAVMVWRNRPGTVLLAFLSSWAARMVVFFGVWVLGVELGITVTYLQVVAIGTLTYVLSLLPISVNGLGLREVSMSAMYISLGASIEQASTLVVITRFILMLETLPGALWISEALTQVKANTH, from the coding sequence ATGAAAACGAAATCATCCTCAAAATTATTAAAATATCTGCGCTGGGGCGGCACGCTGATTTCAACGAGCCTCTTCATCTGGCTGCTACTCGATCAGGATTGGGCGACGATGTGGCTGACGTTGCGTCAGGTGCGGATTTGGATTTTTCCGCTGGCATTTGGCTTGTATTTTCTGGGGGTGTTATTCAACGCTTTGCGTTGGTACATGCTCTTGCACGCCCAGCAAATTGAAATCAATTTTGCCGAAATTCTAAAAATCGTTCTGGTGGGTAATTTTGCTTCCAATTTTTTACCCTCCACGATTGGCGGCGATAGCGTGCGAATGCTAAGCGCGGCGCGCTTTGCGGGTTGGGGATTGAGTGTAGCTTCTGTGGTTATGGACCGCGTTCTGAATATGATCGTGATGCTGACCCTGATGCCGATCTCTCTGGGCGTTATGCAGGCCGCGGGTGCCTTGCAGGTCTGGCAGCCTGCCAGAGCGCTCGCGATGTCGGGCGTGGCGTTGCCCGCGCTTGTGGAGAAAATTCGCGGTTTGGCGCTGCGCTGGCTCAAGCAGGCTTATGAGGCGGTTATGGTTTGGCGCAATCGCCCCGGAACGGTGTTGCTGGCTTTTTTATCTTCCTGGGCCGCGCGTATGGTGGTTTTTTTCGGAGTATGGGTGCTGGGGGTAGAGTTGGGTATTACAGTCACATATTTGCAGGTCGTCGCCATCGGTACATTAACCTATGTACTCTCGCTGCTACCAATTTCAGTCAACGGATTGGGACTGCGTGAAGTCAGTATGTCGGCCATGTATATTTCACTTGGTGCCAGCATCGAGCAAGCCTCCACGCTTGTGGTGATCACGCGCTTCATCCTCATGCTGGAAACCCTGCCTGGTGCGTTATGGATTTCGGAAGCACTAACGCAGGTAAAAGCAAACACACACTGA